In Stigmatopora argus isolate UIUO_Sarg chromosome 10, RoL_Sarg_1.0, whole genome shotgun sequence, the following proteins share a genomic window:
- the LOC144083849 gene encoding uncharacterized protein LOC144083849 produces MSESSSGVNTLSNSLPKSHLSNYSELGVAHLPASVHQSPDSGLASTPLPSSRFRFSSWHHLPQCDLTGDQLTCPRVREGPSDEELFQRKVYSLCVEQWKKRRIEVGQTWEERRKENWENCVELNLSYQDLGDAFQRENFVRILRRLIRVEKLQLVNNSLENLSSVRLPRCRILNLHQNYLVSLRQLPKLPAVEQLCISENAISSLEGLDALKSSPLRSLNLTLNPVTFTQDYRARVFSSLPNLETLDGVPLLPGDQTHTRLHFPRIARMCNIL; encoded by the exons TTCTTCAGGTGTGAACACTCTCAGCAACAGTCTTCCCAAATCCCACTTATCCAACTATTCCGAGCTCGGTGTGGCACATTTGCCTGCCTCCGTCCACCAGAGTCCTGATTCTGGACTTGCTTCGACACCT CTTCCTTCCAGCCGTTTCCGGTTTTCCTCATGGCATCACCTGCCTCAATGTGACCTCACCGGAGATCAGCTGACATGCCCCAGGGTCCGAGAAG GGCCATCTGATGAGGAGCTTTTTCAAAGAAAGGTTTATTCATTGTGTGTGGAGCaatggaagaagaggaggatagAGGTGGGACAGACCTGGGaagagagaagaaaagagaATTGGGAAAACTGTGTG GAGCTGAACCTCTCCTATCAGGATTTGGGGGATGCTTTCCAGCGAGAAAACTTTGTCCGCATCCTTCGCAGATTGATCCGCGTGGAGAAACTACAGCTGGTCAATAACTCTCTCGAAAACCTGAGTTCGGTTCGTCTGCCAAG GTGCAGGATACTCAATCTGCATCAGAACTATTTGGTGTCTTTACGCCAGTTGCCAAAACTTCCTGCCGTGGAGCAACTTTGCATATCTGAGAACGCCATCAGCTCCTTGGAAGGATTGGACGCATTGAAGAGCAGTCCTCTACGATCCCTCAACTTGACCCTCAACCCGGTGACCTTCACTCAGGACTATCGTGCACG AGTTTTCTCCTCCTTGCCAAACCTTGAGACGCTGGACGGGGTCCCGTTGTTGCCAGGAGACCAAACACACACTCGTCTCCACTTCCCACGAATTGCAAGAATGTGCAACATCTTGTGA